CCTCGCCTCTTCCTCCCCCAGGCCCTTGTTCACCTCGGCAAAGGAGGTTACACTTTCCCCCGCCTCTCTGATCTCCGGTTCCGCACGGGCCTCCTTCGGGAGCCCCTTAGGGATCTCCTGCCAATCCTTCCCCGGTTTTTCCTGGGATTCGATCTTTGCGGCCAGTGTCTCCAGGTCCCCTCCGGTGAGATACTCATGGATCGCCTCCGCCGCCTTGTGACCGCCGGCCACAGCCTCGATCACGGTGGCCGGACCGCTTACCACATCCCCGGCGGCAAAAACGTTGGGAATGGAGGTCTGCATGGTATAGGGGTTGACCTGGAAGGTTTCCCAGCGGGTCGTATCGGGACAACCGGTTTCCCGTAAGGATCCGAGATCGGGCTTCTGGCCGATGGCCGGGATCACGGCATCGCAGGGGATTCGGAATTCCGATCCTTCCACGGGCACGGGCCTTCTGCGTCCGGTTGCGTCCGGGGGGCCGAGTTTAGTCCGGATGCACTCCAGGGCCTCGACCTTTCCCTCGGCGCCTGCGAGGCGGAGCGGCGCGGAAAGGAAATGGATCTTGATCCCCTCCGCCAAGGCCTCCTCGATCTCCTCCCGGTAAGCGGGCATTTCTTCCCTGCCCCGGCGGTATACGATACTGACCTCCTCCGCGCCCAGCCGCAGGGAAGTGCGGGCCGCGTCCACAGCCACGTTTCCGCCGCCCAGGATGACAACGCGTCTCCCCGGGGCCTTCCGGTCCCCCAGGTTGACCCTCCTGAGAAATTCCACGGCGTCCCGAACACCTTCCAGTTCGTCTTCTCCGGGGATTCCGAGTTTCAGGGTATCATGGGCCCCGATCCCGAGGAACACGGCACCAAAACCCTCCTTCTCGAGGTCTGACAGGGTGAAATCCTTTCCCAGTCTCTTGTTGACTTCGGCCCGGATACCCAGTCCGAGGATGTAGTTGATTTCCTTGTCCAGAATTTCCGGGGGCAACCGGTAATCCGGGATTCCCACCCGGAGCATCCCGCCGAGCTCCGGCAATGCCTCGAAAATGGTCACCTGGTAGCCCCGCAGACGCAGGTCATAGGCCACGGTCAGTCCCGCGGGACCCGAACCGATGACGGCCACCTTTTCCTCCCGCTCCCCTGTCTCGGGCCTGGGAAGGTCTCTGAGGTCCACCTGATCGGCGGCGAACCGCTTGAGTTCCCTGATACTCAGGGGGGCATCAACCTGGGTTCTCCGGCATTCGGCCTCGCAGGGATGGGGACACACCCGGCCGAGAACCCCGGGGAGGGGGAGGCGTTCCATGATCAACTGGACGGCCTCCCGGTATTTCCCTTGGGCGATGAGCTGTACGTAGCCCTGCACGTTGACGCCCGCCGGGCAGGTCAAGACGCAGGGTGCCCGATCTTTTTTTTCAATGGCGAAGGTGATTGGAACAGCCTGGGGAAAACAACGGTATATGGCCTTTCTGGGACCTAGGCCCTCGTCCCATTCGTTGGGCCTGGTGACCGGGCATACGTTTGCGCATTCCCCGCATCCCGTACAGACCCCCTCCTTGACGTAACGGGGTTTACGATGGATCGTCACCCGGTAGTTTCCGATATACCCGGAGACCTCTTTCACTTCGCTGTAGGTGAGAAGCTCGATATTCGGATGCTGGCCCACGGACACCATCTTTGGGGTGCCGATACAGGCGGCACAGTCAAGGGTCGGGAAGGTTTTGTCGAACTGGAGCATGTGGCCCCCGAGGGTCGTGGACTTCTCCACGAGATAGACCCTGTAACCGGCCTCGGCCACGTCGAGGGCGGCCTGCATCCCCGCAATTCCTCCTCCCACCACCAGTACATCCGGGTTGACGCTCACCTCCCTCGCATCCAGGCTCTGGTGATAGTTGACCCGGTTGACGGCCGCCGCCGCAAGGGTCTTCGCCTTCCGCGTGGCTTCCTCCGGATCCTGGGTCACCCAGGAAACCTGTTCCCGAACCGAGGCCATCTGGAAGTAGTAGGGATTGAGCCCGGCCCGCTGGCAGGCCCCCTGAAAGGTCTTTTCGTGGAGCCTGGGGCTGCAGGAGGCCACTACCACCCGATTGAGTCCATATTCCCGGATGTCCCTCTCGATCATCTCCTGCCCGGGATCCGAGCACATGAACTTGTAATCCCGGGCGACCACCACGTTCGGGAGTCCCCCCACGAACTCGGCCACCGCCTTGACATCCACCTTTCCAGCAATGTTTACCCCGCAGTGGCAGACATAAAAGCCGATCTTCTTCTCCATGATTTCTCTCACCTCGACCCCGTGCTCGGGCTCTCAGCTACCGCGAGCCCTTATCTGCCGGTTCAGATCCCAGTAGCCGTTCCACGCATTCCAGGAGTTCGTCCGGTTCAGGGGGCTTTTCGATATAGGCGTCGGGCTCGGGAATGGACTGCCCCAGATAGGAATCCAGGACGTTCTGTGAGTGATAGAAGGTCTTCTTCGAAATGCCGGACAGGATTATGACCGGAATGTGTCTCAACTTCTCGTCGGTCTTGATCTCCCGGTACATCTGGACGCCTCCCTGCTTGGGCATCATCACATCGAGGATGACCAGGTCCGGCATGACCTCGCGCACCTTCTCGATGCCCTCTAAACCATGGCTGGCGACATAGGGCGCATACCCGCTCGTCTCCAGCAGGGTGGAGACGAAGATCCGGATATCCAGTTCGTCGTCCACCACCATGATCTTTTTCTTTTTGGCCATCTCCAGCCCCCCTTTCATCACGGAAGCGCTTTGAGTCTACAAAAGAGCACTTATCATGCCATACCGGAGAAAACGTTTTAAATTCAGGGAGTTAGAGATTAGGCCCCGAAAAGGGGGCGGCACGTAAGCCCCTCTTTGTTGCACAATTGAAACACTTTTCGAGGGGAATTTCCTTAGGGTATGTGAAATATGGCTTCTTTTTCGGAGTGTTAACGCATGCAACAAATGATGCATCACCGATGCATCATTTGTTGCATAATGAGTGGGTAGCGGGGAGACCTTTGAAAAATGCTCAATTTTGTTCAAGGTCAAGGAAAGCGAAAATTTTAACCACAGGAATACATTGAAGTATTTCGAGGATTAAAATTTGAGCCTGACGCCGAGATTGGGCAAAAGGGAGCATTTTTCAATGGTCTAGTGGGTTTATTGATCAGTATATTTCGGCTGGATCCTAGGGTTTGAAGTCTGCTGCGCTTTGGGGAAAGGCAGGGTCGATGCCTTGCAAGATTCGGGTTCAATGCCCGTCAGGGTTTCAGCTCGTATTTTTTCATCTTCCGCCAAAGGGTGGACCGGTCGATTCGGAGTTCCTTCGCCGCCTTACTCCGATGCCAACCGTGGCGTTTCAATGCCGCCAGGATCAGTTCCCTCTCGCTGCTTTCCCGGCTTCGGCCGAGACCCGGGAGACTTCCCTGTTCAAGGTCTTGGGGCGGCAGCCTCCCCTGAAGAAACAATGGGAGGTGTTTTTTCTCGATCACCTCCCCCGGGCACAGGATCAGGGCGTGTTCCAGGATGTTTTCAAGCTCCCGCACATTTCCCGGATAGTCGTAATTGAGGAGGATCTCCATGGCCTCCTTCGAGATCCTGTCCACCCTTGCATTCTGAACGGCCGCCAGCTTTTTCAAGAGGTGATCGATCAGGAGAGGAATGTCCCCCCGCCTGTCTTTCAGGGGAGGAAGTTGAATCCTTATGACGTTGAGCCTGTAAAAGAGATCTTCCCGAAAAGTTCTCTCCTTCACCTTCCTTTCCAGGTCACGGTTGGTGGCGGCGATGATTCGGACATTCACCCGGGTGGTCCTTCCGCCTCCCAGGGGATAGAATTCCTTGTCCTCCAAGACCCGCAGCAGCTTGGCCTGGAGAGGAAGAGGGAGATCCCCGATCTCGTCCAGAAAAATGGTGCCGCCGTCCGCCTCCTGGAAGCGTCCGGGTTTGTCCCTGTCCGCCCCTGTAAAGGCACCCTTGACATACCCGAACAATTCCGATTCGATCAGATTTTCTGGAAGGGCGGCACAGTTGACCTTGATGTAAGGTTTTCCGGCCCGTTTGCTGGCATTGTGGGTCACCTTGGCAAGGAGATCCTTTCCGGTCCCCGTGGCCCCCTCGATAAGAAGCGTGGCGTCACTCGATGCCACGGCCCGGATGGTCTCGAAGATCTGCTGCATGGTCGGGTCGCGGCCGATCATGTCCCCAAAGGTGTACCCCTTGCGGATTTCCCTGCTGAGCCGATGGATCAGGGAGAGATCCTGGATGGTGGCCAGCCCCCCGACGATCTCTCCATACTCGTTCCGCAAGGCCATGCAGTCGGCCTGGATCGGGATTTTCTTCCCTCCCTTTCCTGCGAGCACCAGCCGGCGGCTCGATCGGGACTTCCCGTCTCCGATGGAGGCCTTAAGGAGGGCGACAGCCTCCGTTTCCTCTCCACCCAAGAGAAGGGAGCAGGGTTTACCCAGGATCTCCCTTCGATCGTATCCGGAGATGGACTCCGCCCGGGCATTGAAAAAGGAGATATGCCCTCCCCGGGTTACGGTGAAAACCCCTATATCCAGGTTGTCCAGGATAATCTTGAGACGCTGCTCGTCATATCGGATCCTGTCGAGGAGATCTTCAAAAAGGGAATGGTCCTGGAGGATCTCGATACATCCGGCCGGTCTGCGCCGGGCATCGTAAAGGGGGGTGACGATCTTGGTGATGAGCCTCTTCTCTTCATTCGCGTCCAGGATCTCGATATCAAAGCTCATGGACCGGCGCCGCTCCATGACGGCACGGTGATACATGCATCCGCCGCGGCACAGATCATTGAGGAAGACTTCGTGGCAGGGCATTCCCACCACCTCTTCCTCCCTGTAACCCGTAAGGGCTTGAAAGGTACGGTTGAAGGAGGTGATCCGTCTTTCTGCATCCACGGTGAAGATCCCTACATTCAATCCATCGAGGATCGAACGCAACTGGTCATAGGAGATGAAGCCCCCTTCAACGTCTGCTTTTCGGGTCATCCTGGTACGGTGAATCAGGGCCCTTGAAGATCATTGTCTTGCCTCTCCGAGGGTTTCCCTGATCGCTTGTAAAAGTTGATCAGACTCGGGCGGTTTTTCGATATAGGCGGCGGGGGGAGGAAGTTCCATCCCCTCGGACCGGCTCAAGAGATTCCGGGAGCTGAGGAAGGTTTTCCGGGAGACGGCCGAGAGCATAATGACTGGAATACCCGCCAATTCCGGGTCCCTTTTAAGTTCAAGGTACATCCGGATGCCTCCCATCCTGGGCATCATGACATCGAGAATGATCAGGGAGGGTTTATGGCGTCTTGCCATCTCGAGCCCCTCCCTGCCGTCGGTCGCTGAAAGAGGTACGTAACCGTTGGTTTCGAGGAGGGTGGTTACGTAAATCCTCATGTCCAGCTCGTCATCCACCACAAGGACTTTTCGGCCGATCGTCGGAGCCCTCCTTCCCTAAGGATTGAAAAAACCGCCCCCTAAAGTATCTCTCCGGGAAGGATGAAGCGTTTGGCGGGATTTCGAATGGCGATAACGTGGCAATGGGCGTACTTGGAAACGTTGGCCACGGTACTTCCATGTTCGATCCGCTCTTGTTCCGATTTCCCCAAGGCCCCCATCACGATGACATCGATGTTGTTTTTCTTCGCATACCGGATAATCTCGACATCCGGAGCACCCTCTTTTACCACCATCACGTAATTTTGGAATCCCTCCAGTCTCTTCCCGTATTCCTTCATCAGGGCCTCCTCGGCCCTCTTGGCGACTTCTTCATTGAAAAAGGTCTCGCCTCCTTCTGCTCCCTCCGGGACATGCTCATCCACCACCTGCCGCAGATAGGTATAAGAGGAGTGGGGGACGTGGAGAATATGAAGTTTCGCCCCGTGTTTCTTAGCCAGGTCCAGGGCGTGAATGAAAGCGATATTGGCGTCTTCCGAAAAATCGGTGGCAAACAGAATGTTCTTATAGGAAACCATGGCTTTCCCCTTTCACGGCTTGCTGTTCAACCCTTCGGCACGGGTTCCCAAGGACCGGGGCATTCCGCCCTCAGGGATTCCCCGCTTCCTCACCGCTCTCTCCTCCTTCCCCGGGAAGACGAATAATGAACCTTGTACCCTTTTTTTCCTCGCTTTGCAACTCTATCCGCCCGCCGTGGGCATCGACGATCTTCTTGGTGATCATCAGCCCAAGGCCTGTTCCGCGGGAGCCTTTTGTGCTGAAAAACCTACGGAAAACCTTTTCCCTGGTCTCCTCGTCCATGCCGCATCCGTTGTCGATGATCTCAAAGGACACTCCGCCCGCGCCGTTCCTCCGGGAGCGAAGGACGACCCTCAAGGGCTCGGGTGACGCCCCCTTCCCTTCGCAGGCCTCAATGGCGTTGGTCACCAGGTTCAAAAGGCAG
The Deltaproteobacteria bacterium genome window above contains:
- a CDS encoding sigma 54-interacting transcriptional regulator — translated: MTRKADVEGGFISYDQLRSILDGLNVGIFTVDAERRITSFNRTFQALTGYREEEVVGMPCHEVFLNDLCRGGCMYHRAVMERRRSMSFDIEILDANEEKRLITKIVTPLYDARRRPAGCIEILQDHSLFEDLLDRIRYDEQRLKIILDNLDIGVFTVTRGGHISFFNARAESISGYDRREILGKPCSLLLGGEETEAVALLKASIGDGKSRSSRRLVLAGKGGKKIPIQADCMALRNEYGEIVGGLATIQDLSLIHRLSREIRKGYTFGDMIGRDPTMQQIFETIRAVASSDATLLIEGATGTGKDLLAKVTHNASKRAGKPYIKVNCAALPENLIESELFGYVKGAFTGADRDKPGRFQEADGGTIFLDEIGDLPLPLQAKLLRVLEDKEFYPLGGGRTTRVNVRIIAATNRDLERKVKERTFREDLFYRLNVIRIQLPPLKDRRGDIPLLIDHLLKKLAAVQNARVDRISKEAMEILLNYDYPGNVRELENILEHALILCPGEVIEKKHLPLFLQGRLPPQDLEQGSLPGLGRSRESSERELILAALKRHGWHRSKAAKELRIDRSTLWRKMKKYELKP
- a CDS encoding response regulator; the protein is MGRKVLVVDDELDMRIYVTTLLETNGYVPLSATDGREGLEMARRHKPSLIILDVMMPRMGGIRMYLELKRDPELAGIPVIMLSAVSRKTFLSSRNLLSRSEGMELPPPAAYIEKPPESDQLLQAIRETLGEARQ
- a CDS encoding FAD-dependent oxidoreductase, giving the protein MEKKIGFYVCHCGVNIAGKVDVKAVAEFVGGLPNVVVARDYKFMCSDPGQEMIERDIREYGLNRVVVASCSPRLHEKTFQGACQRAGLNPYYFQMASVREQVSWVTQDPEEATRKAKTLAAAAVNRVNYHQSLDAREVSVNPDVLVVGGGIAGMQAALDVAEAGYRVYLVEKSTTLGGHMLQFDKTFPTLDCAACIGTPKMVSVGQHPNIELLTYSEVKEVSGYIGNYRVTIHRKPRYVKEGVCTGCGECANVCPVTRPNEWDEGLGPRKAIYRCFPQAVPITFAIEKKDRAPCVLTCPAGVNVQGYVQLIAQGKYREAVQLIMERLPLPGVLGRVCPHPCEAECRRTQVDAPLSIRELKRFAADQVDLRDLPRPETGEREEKVAVIGSGPAGLTVAYDLRLRGYQVTIFEALPELGGMLRVGIPDYRLPPEILDKEINYILGLGIRAEVNKRLGKDFTLSDLEKEGFGAVFLGIGAHDTLKLGIPGEDELEGVRDAVEFLRRVNLGDRKAPGRRVVILGGGNVAVDAARTSLRLGAEEVSIVYRRGREEMPAYREEIEEALAEGIKIHFLSAPLRLAGAEGKVEALECIRTKLGPPDATGRRRPVPVEGSEFRIPCDAVIPAIGQKPDLGSLRETGCPDTTRWETFQVNPYTMQTSIPNVFAAGDVVSGPATVIEAVAGGHKAAEAIHEYLTGGDLETLAAKIESQEKPGKDWQEIPKGLPKEARAEPEIREAGESVTSFAEVNKGLGEEEARREAGRCLNCGVCSECMECVRACEAKAIDHSMEGEDLEVNVGSIILATGYDLWDPTPMKQFGYGRYPNVLTSLEFERLNNATGPTGGQILLRDEEGRFTKPPGSVAIIHCVGSRDENYHEYCSRVCCMYALKYGHLIKDKVGHETRVYDFYIDMRCFGKGYEEFYRRCQEEGIVFVRGKPAEITDHALGPEEEGKLVVIGEDTLLGKRYRVPVDMVVLCAAVQSRADAVEVGRVFGVNQGADGFFLEEHPKLGPLNTSTDGVFLAGTCQGPKDIPDTVSQSSGAAAKCIALSTRGKVEIPPVVSWIDPNICAGCQTCIDLCAYSAIEFDERRGVSVVNEALCKGCGSCAGFCPSGAAQVRHFREKQVLAELEGIIEAIAAVGQ
- a CDS encoding universal stress protein; its protein translation is MVSYKNILFATDFSEDANIAFIHALDLAKKHGAKLHILHVPHSSYTYLRQVVDEHVPEGAEGGETFFNEEVAKRAEEALMKEYGKRLEGFQNYVMVVKEGAPDVEIIRYAKKNNIDVIVMGALGKSEQERIEHGSTVANVSKYAHCHVIAIRNPAKRFILPGEIL
- a CDS encoding response regulator, which encodes MAKKKKIMVVDDELDIRIFVSTLLETSGYAPYVASHGLEGIEKVREVMPDLVILDVMMPKQGGVQMYREIKTDEKLRHIPVIILSGISKKTFYHSQNVLDSYLGQSIPEPDAYIEKPPEPDELLECVERLLGSEPADKGSR